The Gemella haemolysans ATCC 10379 nucleotide sequence GAAAGCAGAAGAACCAGCAGCGCCAGCACCAAAAGCGGAAGAACCAGCAGCGCCAGCGCCAAAAGTAGAAGAGCCAGCAACTCCAGCACCGAAAGCAGAAGAGCCAGCGGCACCAGCACCGAAAGCAGAAGAGCCAGCGACACCAGCACCGAAAGTGGAAGAACCAGCAGCGCCATCACCAAAAGCAGAAGAACCAGCAGCGCCATCACCGAAAGCGGAAGAGCCAGCTGCTCCAGCGCTAAAAGTGGAAGAACCAGCAGCGCCAGCACCAAAAGCAGAGGAACCAGCAGCGCCATCACCGAAAGCGGAAGAGCCAGCTGCTCCAGCGCTAAAAGTGGAAGAACCAGCAGCGCCAGCACCAAAAGCAGAGGAACCAACAGCTCCAAAAGAAGATACTCCATCTGAAGAAGTAACACCTAAAGATGAAAAACTTGAGGAAGCAAAAAAAGATGGAAAAGATGTTATTGAAAAAATTGCGGCTTCAAAACTTAGTGAAATTGAAAAAGTTAAAGATGAAGCAGAAAAAGCTAAATTAGAAGCTAAATTAAAAGAATTAAAAGAAGCAGGATTAGAAGCGATAAATAATGCTAAAGATCACGATGCAGCAGTAGATGCTGCGGATGAATATCAAACTAAGATTGATGAGATTAATGTTCCAGGTGAAGAATTACCAGCACCAAATTATAACAAAGATAATTTAACAAATGGTCGTAATGAAGGTACTACTATTGACAATGGGAGTACAGCAATAGGTCATGGATCAGGAGAAGCTACACCAACGCCGACACAACCTACTACTGAAAGATCAACTACATCAACAGCACCAACACAACCTGCTTCAACTTCAGAGGGAACTTCTAGTTTTAGAAATGCACCGGAAGTTCAAGTTAGAACTAAAAAGGTTGTAAAAAGAGATTTATCTAATAAAACTAAACAAATAAATATCTATTATAACTTAACAGCACTTAAAGATATAGCTGGAGCATTAGGAGAATCAGGTGGGGAGAATATGCTTACTTTCCCTGGAAATATATCTAAAGAAGATTTAAAACGAGCTATTGAAGAAAAAACAAAAGCACAAATAGAAAAATTGAAAAAACAAGGTTTTAAAGTTGTTTCAACTACTGACTTAGACCAAATCGTTGAAGGTGGAGATAGCTATGATTATGTTGTAGAATTCACAAAAGAATCTAAATCTACATCAGCTAATAATACAGGTTTTAGAAAAGCACCGTTAGTTCAAAATAGAGCAAAAAGATCAGCAGAGCAAAAAGAAACTGTAGATGTAAATGTTTATTTCAATTTAAAAACTTTACCAGGAATTGCTGGAGCATTAGATGTGGATGGAGATACTACTATAAAACTTCCTAAAGATGCAACTGTAGAACAAGTAAAAGCTGCTATACAAACAAAAATTGCTAAAGTAGAAAAACGTGGTTATAAAGTTAGTGATTTCTACTTTGGAGCGAAAACAGAACGTGGTTATGACTATGTTGTAGAGTTCACAAAAGAAGCTAAGACTCAATCAGCAGGTAATTCAGGTTTTAGAAAAGCACCTGCAACACAAAGAAGGGCAAAAAGATCAGCAGAAGTACAAGAAACTGTAGATGTTAATATTTACTTTAACTTAAAAACTTTACCAGGAATAGCCGGAGCATTGGATGTAGATGGTGACACTACTATAAAACTTCCAAAAAATGCAACTGTAGAACAAGTCAAAGCTGCTATACAAACAAAAATTGCTAAAGTAGAAAAACGAGGATATAAAGTTAGTGATTTTTACTTTGGAGCAAAAACAGAACGTGGTTACGATTTTGTCGTAGAATTTAAAAAATAAAAAATAACCTAAATAAAAACTGACCTCAAAGTTTAGATAATTATCTAACCTGAGGTCAGCTTTTTTATATTTTATTCTTCTTCAGTCTCACGAGGGAAAATAATTGATTCACTAAAGTTTAAGTCGCGAAGAGCGGTGTAAGAATCTTCTAGAGAAATATAATTCAATTTTCTCATCGTTAATATTCTGTATTTTAAAAGTCGAACTGCTTCCATTTGAAGTTCTTTAAGTTCTTCTTCAAAATCGATATCTTCTAAAAATACTTCAAACAAGGTGAATGAGTAGTATCTATATATATCTTTAACGAATTCTGCAGTATTTTCATCTGAACACTTTTCATCAATAACCTTATAAGCTATATCAAGAAGTGCGTCTCTTACTGTAGGCGAACAATCAATAATAGCTTGAATTTGACTAGAAGAAGCTTCGGCTCTTTGTTTAATTTCATCTAATTTATTGACGAAGTTTCCTTTTCTTCTTTTTGGAACTTTTTCTCTAAGTTTCTCATAGAATTCTGGAGTTAAATCTTTAGCAACCAAATGACGAGTTAAACGACGTTTTAGATTGGATTCTTTTACATATATTCTTAAATTAAGTAATAAGTTTTTTGGCATCGAATATGTGAACAATAAAGATTTTCTAAGTTGCATAATTTTAGAAATTTCCAAGATTTGTTCAATGTTAGGATTGTCCTTAAGTATTTCAGGAAGAGCTTTGTCTTGTGCTTTCATTATTTTTTTGTGTAGTGATAATGGTTCGTTTGCATTTTTAAATCTTCCAGTTTGCATGTTTTTAAAGTATACTTTTAGTTCGTGTAAAATTTTTATTTCAAAAGCATAAGCAAGTTTTTCTTCGATAGATTTTTTAGAAATATCACGCTCTTTTAGTTCTTCAAGTGTTCCTTCTAGGGTTTTTTCACGAAGAGAATATTGAGTATATTCTTTTTCTTCATCTTCTCCTTTAACAACAAGTGGAAGGGCGATTGTACCAATAACAATACTTAGTAACACAACATTACTCGCAATGAATAGGATGGTATTTCTAAGTGGGAAGTTATCCCCAGTAGAAGTTACAACTGGAATCATAAGTGCTGTGGCAAGTGTTACTGTACCGTGAATACCGCATAAACTAGCAATTAAAGAGTAGCTAAATCTAGAATAGTCACCTTTGTCGAGTTTTCTATTTAATATTATTTTTGCTGTTTTTCTAGCAGTAGTAAAAAGATGAGGTTGGAATGATATGTAGTAAAAATATACGAAACCTAATCTAACAATCATTAAACCTAAAACGATTACTAAAGAGATAATAAAACCATAGACAATATCAATTTCTCTGTTGTTAAACATTGTATGATATATCTCTGGAAGTAAATATCCTAAAAATGTGAATACTAAACCATTTAGTACATAACTTGCTATTTGTTGAGTACTATCTATAGTTACTGCAGCATCACTACTTACAATAGTGAGTAATTGAAGTTTTCTCTGGTAGTTGTAAACTAGAGCTGTAATTACGACAGCAACGATACCAGAGACACCGATATGCTCTGCTAGATAGAATACTATAACTGGTGTTATTAATTGAAAAATAACTAAAATATTAGATTCATCAGCAAACTTTGTTAAGAATGTAAACTTAATATAAGAGAATGCTATACCAATGATAAGTCCAAAAATTGCTCCACCTCCTGCAACTACTAAAAATTTATAGCTAGCATTTGTAACAGAAAATGTATTAGTAAGAACAGCGGCTAGAGCTATATTAAATGACACAAGACCAGAAGCATCATTAAGAAGAGATTCCCCTTCTAATATAGCCATAAGGCCTTTAGGTAGTTTCATTCCCTTAGTTATTGATTTAACAGCAACAGCATCTGTAGGTGATAAGATAGCGGCTAAAACAAAACATGCTGCCCATGGAATCATTGGAAGCAATAAATGAATTATGCTACCAACAACAATTACCGTTACAAGAACTAAAAATATTGCCATATATATAATAGGTCGTTTGTATAGCCAGATATTCTTTAATGACGCGTTGAAACCGTCGGTAAATAGTAAGGGAGCGATAACTAACATCATAAACATTTCAGATTCAAACTCAAAATGAAGTGGGAGATTAGGGATAAATGTTACCGCAGCACCAAGTATTATTTGGAATAAAGCTGCAGGAATACGTGGAAAAAGATTATTTAAAAATGAACCAAGTATTACAATTATGACAAATATACCTAGGGTAGTTAGTATTTCCATAAAAAACTCCTTTGTAATTATTTTATTATTATTTGTACTAATATATTTTACAATTATTTATCACTAAAATCAATAATTATACCATTTAAATGAAGACTATTTGGACTGATGATTTAAGAAAATTTAGAGTTTAAAAAAATTTGTAAATTATTACTTAGGTATAAAAATATCGCTACACCTAAGTATTAATACCAAGATGTAGCGAATTATTCAAAATATTTATTTAGATATTTGAAAAATTACCAACTAATTACTTTTCCATCTTCTATTTTAATGTCAGCATCATAAAGTTTGTTTAGAAGATCTTCATCAAAAAAGTTCTCAGCTTTATCATTTTTAATCACTTTTCCATCAAGAAGAGCAATAATATTATCACTATAAGCTAGAGCTTGATTAATATCATGCAATACCATGATAATAGTGATTCCTAATGATTTATTAAGCTCTCTTACAAGCTGCATTATAGATTTTTGATATTTTATATCAAGGAAAGTAGTAGGCTCGTCTAGTATAATAATATCAGTACTTTGTGCTAATGCCATTGCGATATAAACACGTTGAAGCTGTCCTCCCGATAACTCATCCACACGTTTATCTTTATAAGCCTGTAGATTAGTTTTTTCTAATGCAAATTCAATCTTTTCAACATCACTAGCAGTAGGCTTGTAAAAGAAAATGTTTTGGTAAGGAAGTCTAGCGAAACTAACCATATCATAAACGGTAATTTCTCGTGGAGTTTCATTCTTTTGATAAACAATTGCAAGAATACTCGCAAGTTCTTTTAATGAATATGAATTCAGTTCCTTACCTTCAATTTTTATACTTCCAGAATTATAGTTTAAGTTTTTTGCTAATATTTTTATAAGTGTACTTTTACCACAACCATTTTTACCAAGTAGGGTAGTAATCTTACCTTTTTCAATGCTTACATTTAGACCTTCAAAAAGTGCATTTTTATTATCATACTTAAACGTAAGGTTATTAATTTCTATTATATTTTCCATTAACTTACTCCTTTCTTAACTAAAATAATGAATGCAGGCCCACCTATAATCATCATTATTAAATCAGCAGGTATTTCTATTGGTGCAAAAATAACACGACCGATTGTATCGAATAACAGTAGAATAAATGCTCCAAGTAAAGCACTAAATGGAATTGTGTAAATATGATTTCGTCCAATTACAATTTTAGCAATATGAGGTGTAATAAGAGCCAAGAATACCATAACACCAGCAACAGCCGTCGAAATAGAAGCAAGAGCCACCGCAACAAATGAAATCAATAAACGAATCATATTAATATTTATACCAAGAGAACTAATAATATTATCATCTAAAGCAAATATATTGCACAGTTTAGCTAAGAAGAAACTAATAATTAGTAATATTGGAATCCAACCTAATAATAATGAAACGTCATCCCAGTTCTTAGTTCCTAAACCAACAGTTTTAAATGCTGACGAAGTAGTAGAGTTAGCTTGGTTCAAATACTGCATAGAACTTAGTATTCCTGTGAAGAAATAACTTATTGCAATACCGATTAAAATAATTTTAACATTGTTTTTTGTTCTACCAGCTAAGTAATAAATGATTAAGAAACCAAGAACACCACCGATGATAGAAAACACAGACTTAAACATTAAAAATTGTGGTAATAATCCTAATCCTAAGTATAAAAATAGGTTAGCTCCACTAGAAACACCAATAATACTAGGATCGACAAGTGGGTTCTTTAATACTGTTTGTAATAATAGACCACTAACTCCCAGCGCAGCACCTACTAATAAGGTGATGATAATTCTTGGAAAACGAACGTCGATAATTGCATTTACATTGGCGTATTCTCCGGTAAAGATACCAATAGCTAATTGTCCGACGCTAGCTTTTATACTACCACTGTTCGCTGCAAAAAA carries:
- a CDS encoding FecCD family ABC transporter permease, producing the protein MFKNKKVITFSVLILLLLSTIFFAANSGSIKASVGQLAIGIFTGEYANVNAIIDVRFPRIIITLLVGAALGVSGLLLQTVLKNPLVDPSIIGVSSGANLFLYLGLGLLPQFLMFKSVFSIIGGVLGFLIIYYLAGRTKNNVKIILIGIAISYFFTGILSSMQYLNQANSTTSSAFKTVGLGTKNWDDVSLLLGWIPILLIISFFLAKLCNIFALDDNIISSLGININMIRLLISFVAVALASISTAVAGVMVFLALITPHIAKIVIGRNHIYTIPFSALLGAFILLLFDTIGRVIFAPIEIPADLIMMIIGGPAFIILVKKGVS
- a CDS encoding ABC transporter ATP-binding protein, whose product is MENIIEINNLTFKYDNKNALFEGLNVSIEKGKITTLLGKNGCGKSTLIKILAKNLNYNSGSIKIEGKELNSYSLKELASILAIVYQKNETPREITVYDMVSFARLPYQNIFFYKPTASDVEKIEFALEKTNLQAYKDKRVDELSGGQLQRVYIAMALAQSTDIIILDEPTTFLDIKYQKSIMQLVRELNKSLGITIIMVLHDINQALAYSDNIIALLDGKVIKNDKAENFFDEDLLNKLYDADIKIEDGKVISW
- a CDS encoding cation:proton antiporter; the protein is MEILTTLGIFVIIVILGSFLNNLFPRIPAALFQIILGAAVTFIPNLPLHFEFESEMFMMLVIAPLLFTDGFNASLKNIWLYKRPIIYMAIFLVLVTVIVVGSIIHLLLPMIPWAACFVLAAILSPTDAVAVKSITKGMKLPKGLMAILEGESLLNDASGLVSFNIALAAVLTNTFSVTNASYKFLVVAGGGAIFGLIIGIAFSYIKFTFLTKFADESNILVIFQLITPVIVFYLAEHIGVSGIVAVVITALVYNYQRKLQLLTIVSSDAAVTIDSTQQIASYVLNGLVFTFLGYLLPEIYHTMFNNREIDIVYGFIISLVIVLGLMIVRLGFVYFYYISFQPHLFTTARKTAKIILNRKLDKGDYSRFSYSLIASLCGIHGTVTLATALMIPVVTSTGDNFPLRNTILFIASNVVLLSIVIGTIALPLVVKGEDEEKEYTQYSLREKTLEGTLEELKERDISKKSIEEKLAYAFEIKILHELKVYFKNMQTGRFKNANEPLSLHKKIMKAQDKALPEILKDNPNIEQILEISKIMQLRKSLLFTYSMPKNLLLNLRIYVKESNLKRRLTRHLVAKDLTPEFYEKLREKVPKRRKGNFVNKLDEIKQRAEASSSQIQAIIDCSPTVRDALLDIAYKVIDEKCSDENTAEFVKDIYRYYSFTLFEVFLEDIDFEEELKELQMEAVRLLKYRILTMRKLNYISLEDSYTALRDLNFSESIIFPRETEEE